DNA sequence from the Salvelinus sp. IW2-2015 unplaced genomic scaffold, ASM291031v2 Un_scaffold789, whole genome shotgun sequence genome:
TTTCCttacctgtggcggtcctcatgagagccagtttcatcatagcgactgcacaaagttcttgaaatatacCGTATTGACtgcccttcatgtcttaaagtattgatggactgtcgtttctctttgcttaactgagctgttcttgccataatatggacttggtcttttaccaagtttTATTAACGTTCTAGGCAAATATTTCAATAGGGCTTTTAACACTGCTATCTTAGtttgggttaactgctttgtgcACAGATGTAACACATCGAAATTCAtatgcttaggcattaatcattcaaacgtttattttattttattgtggcATGGCGTCAGTTACATTCAAACTTATGCTCTTCTGTTCTcgatccatggaattagtccactgcgccaccaggatggcaTGCCATATATTTTTCTAACAAATACAAAATTGTTCATTTTAGATTAGAATTATTCCCAGTGTCAAACCActtggagaacattcctagaacattacaaACATTGAAAGTCAATGTAACCATGTTTMAACTTTTAGTAAATGTTCTGTTAAGGTAATGAAATACCAAGTAAATAacattattataatttatttttttgtcgttccttaaatgtgctgagaaggTTCCAATGCAAtgaactatcctgcaccattccRYGATAGTTGTGGGAAGATTTTTTGCtaaaccataggacaaccacactctcYCRaagctctaagaaacatggttctcagaacgttatatGCTAGCTGGGTCTTCAATCAATATtttgattagtggaatcaggttTTTTACAGCTGGgttggaacaaaaccctgcacacACTCCAGCCCTTTGCAGATAATATTGGCCTGTCCACTTCTTTATATTTTTACTGTCAAACACTCCTCACTCAGACGGATCATTACATAATGTCTATTTGATCCATCAGGCATTGACTCAGAGGGTCATGCAGCTAACTTTGTGGAGACAGAGCAGATTGTCCAGTACAGCGGGGGCAAGGCCTCATTCGTACAGACCCGAGGCTCCATCCCCTTCTACTGGTCCCAAAGACCCAACCTCAAGTACAAACCAAAACCTCAGATCAGRAAAACCATCGACCATGTAAGCTACCTGTTACAATATTCATATCATTTTTCATATTTAATGttcaaatgtaaaaacattttaatgtacagtagtagtagtcattTAAATACAGTAGAGGTATGTGATATTGAGTATTACTATACTGAGTCAAGTCTTTCTTACCTTTTATTGTCCTGTCCTGCTTTCACAGCTGGATGGCTTCCAAAGGCATTTTGACTCGCAGATCATCATTTATGGAAAGCAAGTGATTTTAAATCTGATCGACCAGAAAGGCACAGAGAAACAATTGGAACAGGCCTTTGACAAAATGGTGTCCAGCTTGGGCAACGGCATGGTCAAGTAAGGACTATAGCTTTTCCCCATCATTCATTCTGATCCCACTATGCCCYTCTTCTAACGtcattcatgtattttttttttaggggtgAACATTCTGTCTAAAGCCAATGGAACTCCAAATAACCCCTTAAAGAAAATMATTTAATTGGATTTTACATAACTTTTCTCCCTGTACCGTGCACCTCTAGGTACATAGCGTTTGACTTCCACAAGGAATGCAGTCGGATGAGGTGGCATCGCCTGCAGTTATTAGTCGATATGGTGACAGAGATGCAGGATGAGTATGGGTAAGTATTTAGTCTGCATGGCCGGTGAGATGAGTTTGTGTACTTTGTGTTCATCTCTGTCTGTGGTTTGCTGATTTTGTTTTGTGACAAATGTTATTGTAAAATCAAATAGGAATCAAATTGTTTGATTGGTTGGTCAGGTACTTCCTGGTTGATGTGGATGGGAACGTTCTGGTGCAACAGGAAGGGATGTTCCGCAGTAACTGCATGGACTGTCTGGACCGTACCAACGTCATCCAGAGTCTGCTGGCACGACGCTCACTGCAGTCACAGCTGGAGGTGGGAACCACCAACCAGACACGCCCACACGGACTAGACATGTCCAATATATAGACACTCCCACTAGTTCTAGACACTTCTACCACATCCATCTagaccacaggtgtcaaactcattccacggagggccaagtGGCAGCGGGttctctcctcccttgtacttgattgatgaatttagYTCattgattagtaaggaactcccctcacctggttgtctaggtcttaattgaaaggataaaaacaaaaccagcagacactaggccctctatggaatgagtttgacatccctGATCTATACACTTTCACCACATCtagactcactctctctctatgtctttgACATAATGAGTAATGTCATGTTCCTCTGTGTTCTACCTCAGGAGTTTTAGTTTTACAGTTCAATAAAGGTGTAGACCTAGCCTCCCCTTTTACATTCTGTAAAAGCAATGGTAGAAATCTTAATGGAAAGTACATTTTATGAGGAGCTCGTCCATTTTGACCTAACATAGACCTTTTGACTTGACAAAGTCATACGTTTCACAACTTATACTACCTTGACTCACTTGACCCATATTTGCAAATGAGCaacaaacagacaaaacagagactGGAAAACCCAAACTCTGTTGAAGGCCTCTGACTAAAGCTGCTGTCTCTGTGGACTTTGACTGTGGGCTGTTTAGTTATCTGACCCTATGTGGGCTGTGAAAAGGTCAGGTCTCATCTCACCCAGGTACAATAAATACTTCAGGTACCATTGTGTTTTTTATTAAACTGTTTTAGCACTGTGGGTTAAACTGTCATTGAAACATGTATTAATAGTGTAGTAGTTAGCCTGCTGGTTGACCCACAGGGTGATGAAGGTGAAGTTGCATCAAGGTCTTTCGGGTGAACAACAGTGCTGAATCTGATGGCGACCATCTTGGTTCCACCTTGCCCCCTGTAGTCAGGCCACTGCAGTATCTCACCAAACATCTTTGTTTATCTGCAGCGACTGGGAGTTCTCCACATGGGCCAGAGAATTGAAGATCAGGCCGACTTCGAGAAGATCTACAAAAATGGTGATCCTCAGCTGAAATCTGCACACTTTCCTACCCCTCTGCCACCACGAGCAAAGCATTGTCTTCCTTATGAGATTATTCCAACACTATGGTTTAACATGATTGAAATCCTCCCCTTTTTCCACTGACTAAAtctgtttatttctctttcttcctctctcacccTTGCTTGCTGCAGCGTGGGCAGACAATGCCAATGCGTGTGCCAAGCAGTATGCTGGCACAGGGGCCTTGAAGACAGACTTCACAAGGTGAGAGAGAAGGGCTCACGTGTTTCTTGCTAATCTGGTGATTAGCGAACTAAGGCAAAGGACTAGCTGTCTTCATAGAAACGCACTCCATTCCATCAGGAAGTCACTGAGTTCACCTGGCTGTAGGAGGATATTATGGATTCCAATAGAACTTGTTCATTATACAATGACAGAGAACTAGTTGTCTTTCTGCTGGCACAGTACCATCCCACTGTCAGTCACACCCCACACCCATGAAATTGGCCATGCATTATTGGCTATGAACTACATCAGAACATCGTACTGGTTTTGCTGATGAGTATTGAATGGACTGGTGCCCTAAGAACAGGGAGGAGTAGGATGTTTTGCTTGTGACCTTTGTGATAACCAGGAAGACAACTCTGAGTAAGAGCGTGCTCAGGAAAGGGTGgaggatgacgatgatgatgattatttgtAGTATGTGTGAGAGATGATTATGACAGGGATGACTGAAGCGTTGCTTATGTCTCAGAACAGGGAAGAGGACACAATGGGGGCTGGTGATGGACGGCTGGAACTCCATGATCAGATACTACAAGAACAACTTCTCAGACGGCttcagacaggtgtgtgtctagTGTGCGTGTGCGCCAGTTATTAGTCATGTTTTTGTAAATCCTTGACGTGTGTGTGGTAACTGATAATTGAGACATCTCTCCTGATCATCAGGACTCTATTGATCTGTTCCTGGGTAACTATGCCATTGACGAGGCAGACATGACCACACCCCTTCACGAGACCAAAGACTGGAAGTTCCTCACGGTGAGATCTGATTGGCTAGGCTTGATCAGTGCTATGTATATTGGCTACAATATATTGGCTACAATATGTGTTGGTTTCAGTCACAAGCGGTAGATTGAGATTCCGTTATCTTATTTAACTCCtgtttcccctctccccctctagttGCCCATTATCATGGTTGTGGCATTCTCCATGTGTATCATCTGCCTCCTCATGGCTGGTAAGACCGCAGTGGACRCCCTTGTCAATTCTGCATTGAATTCTACTAGGGGCATGGAATTTGTTTGACATTTCTAGTTACACCTGCAgcgatctcaagttaggatttggtCCATAAACACATTTTGCAGTACTTCATTTTACAATACTGTTTCCACTTGTACTAAACTGGTATTGACTAGGCAAGTATGTGCTATCAATGGGAACTTTTTCGGTACTTAGTTATGACCCGTAGTGACCCTCAGTGTCCCCCCTCAGGTGACACGTGGACGGAGACCCTGGCGTATGTGCTGTTCTGGGGCACAGCTAGCTTCGTGACGGCCGGCGTCATCCTCTTCAACGGTCGGGAGTTTGTAGACGCGCCCAAGCTGGTCCAGAAGGAGAAGATGGACTGAATGTGTGCGTGTGGAAAGCAGCTACGCCCCACAGACTTCTCCTCGTCCACTTCATCCCACTCTTCTTCATCATCGTTCCCTCCGCATCAGCGGGCCTGGAGCCTGTACTGATTACTGAGCCAACggcatgaggaagaggaggaggaggagggtggggtgaGAGAAAGACCAGGTGTATGATGTAGGGCTGTGAAGCATACAGGGACWCGCTCTGCACTGGCCTGCTGCTGTCTACACCACTAAGCACATTGTTTGGGCTGGGGAAYATCCCTACCCTTGTCCATAGACTGACTGTATAAGCTGAAAACTGTCTGATTTTATGATACAATACCCCACTACGGTAACACAGTTACCCCTCTGCACGGAATGCATATGAACTGGCACTGCTGTTGTTGCCATAGCAACCTTGACACGGGAACTACTTTTAAAAAATCttgccttttttgttgttgttttgttgatttgTCGCCTTCTAGCTACATCATGTCATATTTGCTCTGTTGGTTGCCATATTGTTTCAGTGTCATTGCCCCTGAAAGGTCGATCTGAACGTGGTGTCTTAGTGTGATAGCCACTGGCACCCAATATGTCAGCTGTCTGACGGCCCAGCCCAAGCCATGATCCCAAAACTAGCTCACCAATAGTCATGGAGAGAAGGTGCTAGCTGGCCAGTGATTGGGGAGAGAATGTTCTAGCTGGCCAACAGTCAGATAGAGAATGTGCTAGCTGGCCAATGGTTGTTGAGAGAATGTTCTAGCTGGCCAATAGTTGGGGAGAGAATGGGATGTACTGTTTCAATAGGGAACTTTAGTTATGGTGTCCCACCACCATTAATGCRATTGTAACTGGCCATACTATTCTCGCTCACTGCACTTCTGAGTGCACTGACAGACCCTCAAAGGGTTTCACATGAGGATTCCTCTGAGGaatgtttgtctgtctggctgtctagtCTTCCCAGGGATGGAAAGCTTCATGAAACAGCTGGAAAGACAAATCCTCATTAGTTTCTGACAACTAAAAGGTGTGAGAGAGCATCAAACTATATACTATAGTGAGTAGGATCTGTCTTTGACCAGTAGACTGGGAGGCCCAGACCTAGGCTAATAATGAAGCATGGATTTAAACATCCAAATGCAGCCATTTRtatctcaatatcaaatcatttctgggtaacagctaagtaccttactgttattgttttcaattaaaatggacGAAAAGAAAATAATTGTCTGGGAATGGTTTTAGGGGAGGGGTAAACTGAACTAGCTGTTATtctgcagagaggtttggaaatcTTTCTTATTTATCTATTAACTCATTTTTACCGTCTGGTGATGTCGCCAGGCAGGTCAAaattccatcccaccaaaacaggctgaaatttcagtaTTTTGTAACACTAGAAGAGCATTATAATTTCACCGTATTATTCCAACCTGGAAATATATATTAAACACGGGAAAATATAGTTTTTGACTGAACTGGGCATTTAAACGAACCAAAGTCTCATGGGGCATTGGGGATTTTAAATGCCACTTGTCCCCTATGAcgatttctttgttttagtgtgtctCTGGGTGGGAATGTGAACTGTTGACCTCTCTTACACAATCTTTCTCTATATTATTTATCCTTTGATTATTGGCTGTTCTGTAGCACTAGCCCCAAGTCAAATTCTGCTGCCTTACCACAGGTCATTATAAGAGACGGGGTGTTTAGTAGCAGGATTGGGGCCAATTCCATATaaattcaattcaggaagtaaaatcCAATTCACAATTGTattctcattgaaaagcattgagcACATGTTTAATTGGAAtaggaatttcagtttacttcctgaattgaaattaaattgagcccaaccctggtgtATAGTGTACATAATCATTACAGGATCACACTTACCTGCTGTCAGAGTGGCACCTGCTGATCTGAGAATGTTAAAGTATGTAATATTAAATTGATTATATTGCCGCTTATGTGTCTTTCCACTTCAACTGTAGTGGTACAAAACGACAATGCGAGAGTARGTATGTCCTATAACTTTAAATGTAGTGGTCCAATAATACATTGGTGTATGGTTACTATGATAAAGCATAAGTTGGTTATTATGCTTCTCAAAGCTACATATTGAAATGGCTCACTTGCTGTAGCTATAACCCATCGGATGCCATGCAAATGCAAATGGACAACAGTACATTCTGCTGTGCATTATCAGCCATAAGCCTATCAAATTCAAGAATCAGCCAGCATAGTGTCTCTTGCTGATCTGTGTTTTTAAACAGATGATTTAGGTTCCATGTAAACCTAGATACAATTTCATGTAATGACAAAGCATTGTATGCTTGTAAGAATGATGTGCTATTTAAGCTGAGTAATGTTTGAGCGGTTTTAGACAAATCTTTTTGGTTAGACTGCTTTACCAATGAAAATGGGTTGCTACTGTTGGCTCAATGCAGTAATAAGAAAACYAGCTGGACCAGTTTTAATTGTtttataggcctatattattGTCACTTGTTTATCAGAGGATTTTATTTTGGGGGTATTATTTTCCaggattttaatttgtttttgtgtttttttgtcactTAAAACATTGTGTCTGAGAATGTGTAATAAATGTGTCATCAGTCATTCTGTTCCATTTCCTAATATTGTTCTATAGAAATTGTTATTTTAcacaaaatgtagcctatttattgTCCATATTGTTTCTGGTTTAGTTTTAAGTGACAATATGGAGCATACTATTGGTACCGTAATAAGAAGCAATGTCCTTCCTTCCTTTAGGAGGTAGTTTATGAATGTGTGTAGCAGTCCATTTTAGCAACTGTATTCTTTATTAGATAATGGTTCATCATTGTCTGATTTCTTTTCAGAAAACAACAGAACTGCCCTTAACTTTTTTCTTGGCAGTTTTTCCCTAGGTGGCATAGTGCCACAAAGTAGTACCCACCCTTACTAGTGCTGGTACACATAACAGAAAGTAGTTGAATCTTTTGAACAAAATGTTCATACTTTAGTTTGAGGATGTGCATATACAGCCTGCTCTTGGTGTTATTCCCTCCATCTATAATGCATTGAGGCACAGTATGTCAGTATGTTGATTTTActtgattttattaggatccacatTAGCTGACGCCATGACGACAGCTAGTCTACCTGGYGTCTGACACTTAACAAAAAAGACATTAGACATTAAGAAACATTGACAAGTAGACATTAGAGACATTTTAAATACCTGAAAGGTAACATTTAACAGTCAATTTTCATATTCAGTGATCAATCTCATTAGATCGTTTTCTTGAATATTAACGTACTTATCCCTTGAGAAATGTCAACCAACTATCACAAATAATTTTtgatacaaatataaaaaatggtGTCCGCCACACAATTTAGTTTTCATTGCATTTCAAAGGCAGTAGGCTATACTTTTTCGTGTGACTGTTACAAATTTTGAATAAGTAATTTATATATTTCARAATAATCTGTGATACAGAGTCAATAGTGTTTCGGCTTTGCCGTCATTGTAGTATAATTAAACGTAGACAGCGAAAATGACTTTGCCATTAGCAGCACCGCCGATATTGAGAAGAGTGAGATGCAAGACATCGCTCTCACACAGTATCTGCATGTGCACAGGTTCCCTTCGCAGCGTGGAAGTTGAGCTTTGCGTttcaacactcttagttgttgcggaaattgacccactatgctgtttatttTCTGCATCTATGTCACATTGCTGAGTCTAACTTTAATGTGTAATGTTTTATCTGCTGAGGAGTTGGATAGCAGATGTAACATATATACCAGCCACCTCACCCCTCTCTTTATCCAAGCTGTGATGAAAGCTGTGATAAACAGACACAGATGCTCTCGCCAGAACGCATGTGTAACGTTACTGGAATACTAGCTAGCTCACAGTGTCATTTGCTCCCGCCTGCCGAGTACCTGCCCTTGCCGTAACGTTAAACTGCTAGATAGCAGAGTGCGGCAGGCGGGGGCGAAGGACACTcccgttgtcttagctagctagctactggtgTCYCTCCCGCTGTGTACCTGTGTTAAAACAGCCAACTGGAGCGTCTGAGCAGTTGGCTTCTGAGCCCTCACCCGCTGATTTTACTTTGGTCTGACCCACTACAAGATGTCCGGCAAGAACCAGGCAGATGTGTCCATGTCCAGAGTTTTACACTcttagtcaacacacacacacaaagtgtttTTTGTGCTTTCTATTGAAGAATAGAACTAAACATGCATATTGGGGCTCCTGaggggtgcagcggtctaaggcactgcatctcagtgctagaggcgtcactacagaccctggttcgattccaggctgtatcacaaccggccatgattgggagtttcatagggtggcgcacaattggcccagcYtcgtccgggttagggtttggccgggtaggctgtcattgtaaataagattttgttcttaactgacttgcctagctaaataatggttaaataaaWAAAWAAAAAATTAACAACTTTTAGCAAACTACACAATTTGATATTTACATAGCCCAATAAATAGCATGGCATTACAACATAACATCAGAGATATTCACAtattcaattatctgtaaggtccctcagtcgtgCATTACATTTCAAAKACAGATTGCCTCACAAAGAAGTATGAGTAAAAACCGACATTGAATActcttttgagcatggtgaagtcatttgcactttggatggtgtatcagtacacacagtcactgcaaagatacaggtgtcctt
Encoded proteins:
- the LOC112068919 gene encoding phosphatidylinositol-3-phosphatase SAC1-B; this encodes MATAYEKFNLHTTPEKFYIEACDDGTNDVLSIDRVSTEMILTVRKDIPPHAVTRPICGIMGTIRLVAGTYLIIITKKKKVGDLLGHAVWKAMDFDVISYKKTVLHLTDNQMQDNKAFLSMINSVLLTDGFYFATDYDLTHTLQRLANTSPEFQDMSLLERADQRFVWNGHLLREFMPQPELHRFAFPVVHGFIIMKSCCINGKIFDWNIISRRSCFRAGVRYYVRGIDSEGHAANFVETEQIVQYSGGKASFVQTRGSIPFYWSQRPNLKYKPKPQIRKTIDHLDGFQRHFDSQIIIYGKQVILNLIDQKGTEKQLEQAFDKMVSSLGNGMVKYIAFDFHKECSRMRWHRLQLLVDMVTEMQDEYGYFLVDVDGNVLVQQEGMFRSNCMDCLDRTNVIQSLLARRSLQSQLERLGVLHMGQRIEDQADFEKIYKNAWADNANACAKQYAGTGALKTDFTRTGKRTQWGLVMDGWNSMIRYYKNNFSDGFRQDSIDLFLGNYAIDEADMTTPLHETKDWKFLTLPIIMVVAFSMCIICLLMAGDTWTETLAYVLFWGTASFVTAGVILFNGREFVDAPKLVQKEKMD